One window from the genome of Vanessa tameamea isolate UH-Manoa-2023 chromosome 13, ilVanTame1 primary haplotype, whole genome shotgun sequence encodes:
- the LOC113403378 gene encoding integrin alpha-PS1 isoform X1: MATKNTRSSVLLLCILHCVTSFNLEPRIPVIKFGEPGSYFGFSVAEHLTIDVNNKTKSWLLVGAPLGQNLQPNTTKSGALWKCSVSTSPGDCEQIVTDGKRTKYGKINTSLDSFHLTEPHPDEIKDGQWLGVSVRSQGAGKKAVVCAHRYIRKSGESQFGQGLCYTLSNDLQLIDVWEPCRGRSVQREHEEFGFCQVGTSSSLLEDDTLVLGSPGPYTWRGTIFTQDTNDDLLERDHVVYMAPVEDGVSPVEKYSYLGMSVSGASFFGSEASYAAGAPRAHGTGQVVLFSKPKIDDWTRNDVDILNLIFILNGEQFGSSFGYEVAAADVNGDGLPDLLVGAPFYFSRDAGGAVYLYINEKHNLPQQYSLKLTGKPESQFGIAIANTGDLNKDGCDDVAIGSPYEDNGVVYIHMGDRKQGLKTKPEQIIKAESLPILMKTFGYSLSGGMDLDANGYPDLLVGAYENSSVALIRTKPIIDIKTSIRPSNTIINIDPTIQGCQKDPTSNYTCFHFQACCIIKSLVRSVQSNTHELNYVIEAETFPGGRKYSRVFFDSDKSNIVNKTIHLGKDVEDCREHVVYLKNNTRDIQTPIKFQVTYKIVHIQPQYSNVGALPNIDDYPVLNATARTSFNANFLNDCGQDGICVSDLVVSPVLLLPKTKDGKAYALTLGQEEEIKLSINVDNYQESAYEAQLFVQHHASLHYIAANITGKHMICTSVNKTTVSCLLENPFKRQPEGNPPITMRFDARTLEDNEPSVIFSVWANSTSKELKPDKKPVQVEALVIKNAELSIKGAARPEQVFYGGEVKGESAMTYFDDIGTRVIHTYQVFNEGPWRVSSVQVVISWPHQVASENSQGKWLLYPEDVPTVDGEGYQSNGECFISESEINPLKITPRPGVAEPYLENLEMDPFLTSGKLSVSSNEKEHNSTRITNHIVGYNSGAENKMRRKRESDIVKAEAYTDKDGQRKHVVNMNCQKKTAKCIQFQCVIYRLGRMQATTITVKARLWNSTLVEDYPRVSHVNIASTAYIHILDDYNIHQNKNQDDSTTVVTVAYPDLKISEPSEVPLWVIIVSVIVGLIVLVLLIIALWKLGFFKRSRPDPTLSGNLEKNNHESSPFIGRDRNSIR, translated from the exons gctGCTCGTCGGTGCTCCTCTTGGCCAGAATCTACAACCGAACACAACGAAGTCAGGTGCGCTTTGGAAATGCAGTGTAAGCACTTCACCCGGCGACTGCGAACAAATCGTAACCGACGGAAAGAGAA CGAAGTACGGCAAGATAAATACGA GTCTTGATTCCTTCCATTTGACTGAGCCGCATCCCGACGAGATCAAGGACGGTCAGTGGCTGGGAGTTTCCGTAAGAAGCCAGGGAGCGGGTAAAAAAGCGGTTGTTTGTGCTCACAG atATATACGCAAATCCGGGGAGTCACAATTTGGTCAAGGGCTCTGTTATACGCTAAGTAACGACCTCCAGTTGATCGATGTGTGGGAGCCATGCCGAGGTCGCTCTGTACAGAG AGAACACGAAGAATTTGGTTTTTGTCAAGTTGGAACGAGCAGTTCGCTTCTTGAAGATGACACCTTAGTCCTGGGCAGTCCTGGTCCTTACACGTGGAGAGGCACTATATTCACTCAAGATACCAACGATGATTTGTTGGAAAGAGACCATGTCGTGTATATGGCGCCAGTCGAAGACGGTGTCAGTCCCGTTGAAAAGTACAGTTATCTTG GCATGTCGGTATCAGGCGCCAGTTTCTTCGGGTCTGAAGCTTCTTACGCGGCGGGCGCACCCAGAGCTCATGGAACTGGACAAGTCGTGTTATTCAGTAAACCTAAAATTGATGACTGGACTCGCAACGATGTCGATatcctaaatttaattttcattcttAACGGCGAGCAGTTCGGCTCCAGTTTTGGATATGAAGTCGCAGCCGCTGACGTTAATGGCGATGG GTTACCGGATCTTTTAGTTGGAGCGCCATTTTATTTCTCCCGAGATGCTGGCGGTGctgtttacttatatattaatgaaaaacataACCTGCCTCAACagtatagtttaaaattaactgGCAAACCCGAATCCCAGTTTGGTATTGCTATTGCCAATACAGGGGACTTAAATAAAGATGGCTGCGATGACGTAGCAATCGGAAGTCCTTATGAAGACAACGGTGTGGTCTATATTCACATGGGGGACAGAAAACAGGGCTTAAAAACAAAACCTGAACAAATTATAAAGGCGGAATCGTTACCgatattaatgaaaacttttgGTTATTCTCTTTCTGGTGGAATGGATCTTGACGCTAATGGTTATCCGGATTTACTAGTTGGTGCTTATGAAAAT aGTAGCGTCGCTCTTATTCGGACAAAACCAATAATCGATATAAAAACTTCAATCCGTCCATCAAACACAATCATAAATATCGATCCAACGATCCAAGGTTGCCAAAAAGACCCGACATCGAATTACACTTGCTTTCATTTTCAAGcatgttgtattattaaatctCTCGTGAGATCTGTTCAAAGCAACACTCACGAATTGAATTACGTCATCGAAGCAGAAACCTTTCCTGGCGGTAGAAAGTATTCCAGAGTTTTCTTTGACTCTGATAAAtcgaatattgtaaataaaactatacaccTCGGCAAAGACGTAGAAGACTGCAGAGAGCATGtcgtttacttaaaaaataatactagagATATACAAACACCAATCaaa TTTCAAGTAACTTATAAGATAGTCCACATTCAGCCTCAATACTCAAATGTGGGTGCCCTTCCAAACATTGATGACTATCCAGTATTAAATGCTACAGCCAGAACATCTTTTAACGCAAATTTCCTGAACGATTGTGGCCAAGATGGCATCTGTGTTAGCGACTTAGTCGTATCGCCAGTGCTGCTGTTAccgaaaa ctAAAGATGGTAAGGCATACGCTCTTACACTGGGCCAAGAGGAAGAAATCAAACTTTCCATAAACGTTGATAACTATCAAGAATCAGCTTACGAAGCGCAACTATTTGTGCAGCATCATGCCAGTTTGCATTATATTGCCGCTAATATCACT GGCAAGCACATGATTTGTACCAGCGTTAACAAAACAACGGTGTCTTGTTTACTGGAGAATCCGTTTAAAAGGCAGCCAGAAGGAAATCCCCCGATTACTATGAGGTTCGACGCCAGAACATTAGAAGACAATGAACCTTCTGTAATCTTCTCCGTTTGGGCAAATTCTACGTCAAAAGAGCTCAAACCTGATAAAAAACCTGTTCAAGTTGAAGCGCTAGTAATCAAAAATGCTGAACTATCGATAAAAGG AGCGGCGCGGCCTGAGCAAGTGTTCTATGGAGGCGAAGTGAAGGGAGAATCCGCCATGACTTACTTTGATGATATCGGCACAAGAGTAATACACACATATCag gtATTTAACGAGGGTCCTTGGCGAGTCTCATCCGTGCAGGTGGTCATATCTTGGCCTCATCAAGTTGCATCCGAAAATTCACAAGGAAAATGGCTACTGTACCCTGAAGATGTACCTACTGTTGATGGAGAAGGAT atcaaAGCAATGGAGAATGTTTTATATCCGAGTCTGAAATAAATCCTCTAAAAATAACGCCTCGTCCAGGAGTAGCTGAACCTTACCTTGAAAATCTTGAAATGGATCCTTTCCTTACATCTGGCAAGCTAAGCGTTAGTTCAAACGAAAAGGAACACAATTCAACGAGAATAACCAATCACATCGTCGGCTACAATAGTGGGGCTGAAAATAAGATGCGCCGTAAGAGAGAAAGTGACATTGTGAAAGCTGAAGCTTATACCGACAAGGATGGTCAAAGAAAGCATGTTGTTAATATG aacTGCCAAAAGAAGACTGCAAAGTGTATTCAATTCCAATGCGTGATATATCGTCTAGGCCGCATGCAGGCCACCACCATCACCGTCAAAGCTCGTCTGTGGAACTCCACACTCGTTGAAGACTATCCTAGAGTCAGCCACGTTAACATTGCTTCTACCGCATATATACACATCCTCGACGATTATAACATACACCAAAACAAGAACCAAGACGACTCAACAACg GTGGTCACCGTTGCTTATCCAGATTTGAAAATCAGTGAACCGTCAGAGGTACCTTTGTGGGTGATTATTGTTTCTGTAATAGTTGGACTAATAGTTCTAGTGCTTCTTATAATTGCTCTTTGGAAACTCGGCTTCTTCAAGAGAAGTCGACCAGACCCGACATTGTCTGGTaatctagaaaaaaataaccACGAATCGAGCCCGTTCATTGGTCGCGACAGAAATAGTATTCGATAG
- the LOC113403306 gene encoding transcription factor 15-like isoform X2: protein METYTNFQISEESWEQLYSVIPFQNNTETVPATKQRCQANARERDRTQNVNMAFNALRLLIPTEPPDRKLSKIEILRLAGSYITHLDNQLYTGEMEQPCLMKSDEYNTSMCTFCWSSTKKTNHR, encoded by the exons atggAAACATATACGAATTTTCAGATTAGTGAAGAAAGTTGGGAGCAGTTATATTCAGTGATACCTTTTCAAAATAACACAGAAACAGTGCCGGCTACGAAACAACGGTGTCAAGCAAATGCAAGGGAACGAGATAGAACGCAGaa CGTCAACATGGCGTTCAACGCGTTGAGACTCCTGATACCTACGGAACCGCCCGACCGCAAACTTAGCAAGATCGAGATATTACGGCTCGCTGGCAGCTACATCACACACCTGGACAATCAACTTTATACTG gaGAAATGGAACAACCATGTCTAATGAAGAGCGATGAGTATAACACCTCGATGTGCACATTTTGCTGGTCCTCGACTAAAAAGac aaATCATCGCTGA
- the LOC113403306 gene encoding transcription factor 15-like isoform X1: METYTNFQISEESWEQLYSVIPFQNNTETVPATKQRCQANARERDRTQNSVNMAFNALRLLIPTEPPDRKLSKIEILRLAGSYITHLDNQLYTGEMEQPCLMKSDEYNTSMCTFCWSSTKKTNHR; this comes from the exons atggAAACATATACGAATTTTCAGATTAGTGAAGAAAGTTGGGAGCAGTTATATTCAGTGATACCTTTTCAAAATAACACAGAAACAGTGCCGGCTACGAAACAACGGTGTCAAGCAAATGCAAGGGAACGAGATAGAACGCAGaa CAGCGTCAACATGGCGTTCAACGCGTTGAGACTCCTGATACCTACGGAACCGCCCGACCGCAAACTTAGCAAGATCGAGATATTACGGCTCGCTGGCAGCTACATCACACACCTGGACAATCAACTTTATACTG gaGAAATGGAACAACCATGTCTAATGAAGAGCGATGAGTATAACACCTCGATGTGCACATTTTGCTGGTCCTCGACTAAAAAGac aaATCATCGCTGA
- the LOC113403378 gene encoding integrin alpha-PS1 isoform X2 gives MATKNTRSSVLLLCILHCVTSFNLEPRIPVIKFGEPGSYFGFSVAEHLTIDVNNKTKSWLLVGAPLGQNLQPNTTKSGALWKCSVSTSPGDCEQIVTDGKRSLDSFHLTEPHPDEIKDGQWLGVSVRSQGAGKKAVVCAHRYIRKSGESQFGQGLCYTLSNDLQLIDVWEPCRGRSVQREHEEFGFCQVGTSSSLLEDDTLVLGSPGPYTWRGTIFTQDTNDDLLERDHVVYMAPVEDGVSPVEKYSYLGMSVSGASFFGSEASYAAGAPRAHGTGQVVLFSKPKIDDWTRNDVDILNLIFILNGEQFGSSFGYEVAAADVNGDGLPDLLVGAPFYFSRDAGGAVYLYINEKHNLPQQYSLKLTGKPESQFGIAIANTGDLNKDGCDDVAIGSPYEDNGVVYIHMGDRKQGLKTKPEQIIKAESLPILMKTFGYSLSGGMDLDANGYPDLLVGAYENSSVALIRTKPIIDIKTSIRPSNTIINIDPTIQGCQKDPTSNYTCFHFQACCIIKSLVRSVQSNTHELNYVIEAETFPGGRKYSRVFFDSDKSNIVNKTIHLGKDVEDCREHVVYLKNNTRDIQTPIKFQVTYKIVHIQPQYSNVGALPNIDDYPVLNATARTSFNANFLNDCGQDGICVSDLVVSPVLLLPKTKDGKAYALTLGQEEEIKLSINVDNYQESAYEAQLFVQHHASLHYIAANITGKHMICTSVNKTTVSCLLENPFKRQPEGNPPITMRFDARTLEDNEPSVIFSVWANSTSKELKPDKKPVQVEALVIKNAELSIKGAARPEQVFYGGEVKGESAMTYFDDIGTRVIHTYQVFNEGPWRVSSVQVVISWPHQVASENSQGKWLLYPEDVPTVDGEGYQSNGECFISESEINPLKITPRPGVAEPYLENLEMDPFLTSGKLSVSSNEKEHNSTRITNHIVGYNSGAENKMRRKRESDIVKAEAYTDKDGQRKHVVNMNCQKKTAKCIQFQCVIYRLGRMQATTITVKARLWNSTLVEDYPRVSHVNIASTAYIHILDDYNIHQNKNQDDSTTVVTVAYPDLKISEPSEVPLWVIIVSVIVGLIVLVLLIIALWKLGFFKRSRPDPTLSGNLEKNNHESSPFIGRDRNSIR, from the exons gctGCTCGTCGGTGCTCCTCTTGGCCAGAATCTACAACCGAACACAACGAAGTCAGGTGCGCTTTGGAAATGCAGTGTAAGCACTTCACCCGGCGACTGCGAACAAATCGTAACCGACGGAAAGAGAA GTCTTGATTCCTTCCATTTGACTGAGCCGCATCCCGACGAGATCAAGGACGGTCAGTGGCTGGGAGTTTCCGTAAGAAGCCAGGGAGCGGGTAAAAAAGCGGTTGTTTGTGCTCACAG atATATACGCAAATCCGGGGAGTCACAATTTGGTCAAGGGCTCTGTTATACGCTAAGTAACGACCTCCAGTTGATCGATGTGTGGGAGCCATGCCGAGGTCGCTCTGTACAGAG AGAACACGAAGAATTTGGTTTTTGTCAAGTTGGAACGAGCAGTTCGCTTCTTGAAGATGACACCTTAGTCCTGGGCAGTCCTGGTCCTTACACGTGGAGAGGCACTATATTCACTCAAGATACCAACGATGATTTGTTGGAAAGAGACCATGTCGTGTATATGGCGCCAGTCGAAGACGGTGTCAGTCCCGTTGAAAAGTACAGTTATCTTG GCATGTCGGTATCAGGCGCCAGTTTCTTCGGGTCTGAAGCTTCTTACGCGGCGGGCGCACCCAGAGCTCATGGAACTGGACAAGTCGTGTTATTCAGTAAACCTAAAATTGATGACTGGACTCGCAACGATGTCGATatcctaaatttaattttcattcttAACGGCGAGCAGTTCGGCTCCAGTTTTGGATATGAAGTCGCAGCCGCTGACGTTAATGGCGATGG GTTACCGGATCTTTTAGTTGGAGCGCCATTTTATTTCTCCCGAGATGCTGGCGGTGctgtttacttatatattaatgaaaaacataACCTGCCTCAACagtatagtttaaaattaactgGCAAACCCGAATCCCAGTTTGGTATTGCTATTGCCAATACAGGGGACTTAAATAAAGATGGCTGCGATGACGTAGCAATCGGAAGTCCTTATGAAGACAACGGTGTGGTCTATATTCACATGGGGGACAGAAAACAGGGCTTAAAAACAAAACCTGAACAAATTATAAAGGCGGAATCGTTACCgatattaatgaaaacttttgGTTATTCTCTTTCTGGTGGAATGGATCTTGACGCTAATGGTTATCCGGATTTACTAGTTGGTGCTTATGAAAAT aGTAGCGTCGCTCTTATTCGGACAAAACCAATAATCGATATAAAAACTTCAATCCGTCCATCAAACACAATCATAAATATCGATCCAACGATCCAAGGTTGCCAAAAAGACCCGACATCGAATTACACTTGCTTTCATTTTCAAGcatgttgtattattaaatctCTCGTGAGATCTGTTCAAAGCAACACTCACGAATTGAATTACGTCATCGAAGCAGAAACCTTTCCTGGCGGTAGAAAGTATTCCAGAGTTTTCTTTGACTCTGATAAAtcgaatattgtaaataaaactatacaccTCGGCAAAGACGTAGAAGACTGCAGAGAGCATGtcgtttacttaaaaaataatactagagATATACAAACACCAATCaaa TTTCAAGTAACTTATAAGATAGTCCACATTCAGCCTCAATACTCAAATGTGGGTGCCCTTCCAAACATTGATGACTATCCAGTATTAAATGCTACAGCCAGAACATCTTTTAACGCAAATTTCCTGAACGATTGTGGCCAAGATGGCATCTGTGTTAGCGACTTAGTCGTATCGCCAGTGCTGCTGTTAccgaaaa ctAAAGATGGTAAGGCATACGCTCTTACACTGGGCCAAGAGGAAGAAATCAAACTTTCCATAAACGTTGATAACTATCAAGAATCAGCTTACGAAGCGCAACTATTTGTGCAGCATCATGCCAGTTTGCATTATATTGCCGCTAATATCACT GGCAAGCACATGATTTGTACCAGCGTTAACAAAACAACGGTGTCTTGTTTACTGGAGAATCCGTTTAAAAGGCAGCCAGAAGGAAATCCCCCGATTACTATGAGGTTCGACGCCAGAACATTAGAAGACAATGAACCTTCTGTAATCTTCTCCGTTTGGGCAAATTCTACGTCAAAAGAGCTCAAACCTGATAAAAAACCTGTTCAAGTTGAAGCGCTAGTAATCAAAAATGCTGAACTATCGATAAAAGG AGCGGCGCGGCCTGAGCAAGTGTTCTATGGAGGCGAAGTGAAGGGAGAATCCGCCATGACTTACTTTGATGATATCGGCACAAGAGTAATACACACATATCag gtATTTAACGAGGGTCCTTGGCGAGTCTCATCCGTGCAGGTGGTCATATCTTGGCCTCATCAAGTTGCATCCGAAAATTCACAAGGAAAATGGCTACTGTACCCTGAAGATGTACCTACTGTTGATGGAGAAGGAT atcaaAGCAATGGAGAATGTTTTATATCCGAGTCTGAAATAAATCCTCTAAAAATAACGCCTCGTCCAGGAGTAGCTGAACCTTACCTTGAAAATCTTGAAATGGATCCTTTCCTTACATCTGGCAAGCTAAGCGTTAGTTCAAACGAAAAGGAACACAATTCAACGAGAATAACCAATCACATCGTCGGCTACAATAGTGGGGCTGAAAATAAGATGCGCCGTAAGAGAGAAAGTGACATTGTGAAAGCTGAAGCTTATACCGACAAGGATGGTCAAAGAAAGCATGTTGTTAATATG aacTGCCAAAAGAAGACTGCAAAGTGTATTCAATTCCAATGCGTGATATATCGTCTAGGCCGCATGCAGGCCACCACCATCACCGTCAAAGCTCGTCTGTGGAACTCCACACTCGTTGAAGACTATCCTAGAGTCAGCCACGTTAACATTGCTTCTACCGCATATATACACATCCTCGACGATTATAACATACACCAAAACAAGAACCAAGACGACTCAACAACg GTGGTCACCGTTGCTTATCCAGATTTGAAAATCAGTGAACCGTCAGAGGTACCTTTGTGGGTGATTATTGTTTCTGTAATAGTTGGACTAATAGTTCTAGTGCTTCTTATAATTGCTCTTTGGAAACTCGGCTTCTTCAAGAGAAGTCGACCAGACCCGACATTGTCTGGTaatctagaaaaaaataaccACGAATCGAGCCCGTTCATTGGTCGCGACAGAAATAGTATTCGATAG